The following are from one region of the Sphingomonas oryzagri genome:
- a CDS encoding DUF4170 domain-containing protein: MSKLHLVFGGRVKDPQGLDFEDLKAIDFVGVYPDFASAKDAWRSASQRSIDDAEMKYVVVHLHRLLEENDL; this comes from the coding sequence ATGAGCAAGCTCCATCTCGTTTTCGGCGGTCGCGTGAAGGATCCGCAGGGCCTCGACTTCGAGGATCTGAAGGCGATCGACTTCGTCGGCGTCTACCCCGATTTCGCGTCGGCCAAGGATGCGTGGCGTTCGGCCTCGCAGCGCTCGATCGACGACGCCGAAATGAAGTATGTGGTGGTGCACCTGCACCGCCTGCTCGAAGAGAACGACCTCTAA
- a CDS encoding DUF3618 domain-containing protein — protein MTSVLKRLFSNINDVDVAQSQVDAARGRLMATIEQIQQKIAPSTLMDEALEQVKTRSAELARSTSQVVRERPATVAATAAGIGLLLAAKPLSKLFAGRKAKAEEPSAPKPRSPRKRPSPKPAS, from the coding sequence ATGACGAGCGTCCTCAAGCGCCTCTTCTCGAACATCAACGACGTCGATGTCGCGCAATCGCAGGTCGATGCCGCGCGTGGCCGGCTGATGGCGACGATCGAGCAGATCCAGCAGAAGATCGCCCCCTCCACGCTGATGGACGAGGCGCTGGAGCAGGTGAAGACACGCTCCGCCGAACTGGCCCGCAGCACCAGTCAGGTGGTACGCGAACGCCCCGCCACCGTCGCCGCGACCGCCGCCGGCATCGGGCTGCTGCTCGCCGCCAAACCGCTGTCGAAGCTGTTTGCCGGCCGCAAGGCGAAGGCGGAGGAACCCTCCGCGCCCAAACCCCGTTCACCCCGCAAACGCCCCTCCCCCAAGCCCGCTTCGTAA
- a CDS encoding MlaC/ttg2D family ABC transporter substrate-binding protein: MSRFRLMLGAALLGASGFVATMGVAPASAAAVDNSDPSRFITTLSGQAFSTLHSGSQSAARAQFRTLLGQYFAVDEIGDKLIARWKPQISPAQYSAYKAALPGFIINTYADRLFDYANAQVKVIRAVPRGDGAAVVSQVLQPGKAPINAIWTVQRIGGGYKVSNLTVSGINLVLTQTADFDSYVQKNGFDKLVAFMKSRG, encoded by the coding sequence ATGTCCCGTTTCCGCCTGATGCTTGGTGCCGCGCTGCTGGGCGCTTCCGGCTTCGTCGCCACGATGGGCGTTGCCCCCGCCTCGGCGGCGGCCGTCGACAACAGCGACCCGTCGCGCTTCATCACCACGCTGTCGGGCCAGGCGTTCAGCACGCTCCATTCGGGTAGCCAGTCCGCAGCGCGCGCGCAGTTCCGCACCCTGCTCGGCCAGTATTTCGCGGTCGACGAGATCGGCGACAAGCTGATCGCGCGCTGGAAGCCGCAGATCAGCCCGGCGCAATATTCGGCCTACAAGGCGGCGCTGCCGGGCTTCATCATCAACACCTATGCCGACCGGCTGTTCGATTATGCGAACGCGCAGGTGAAGGTGATCCGGGCCGTGCCGCGCGGCGATGGCGCGGCGGTGGTGAGCCAGGTGCTGCAGCCCGGCAAGGCGCCGATCAACGCAATCTGGACGGTGCAGCGGATCGGCGGCGGCTACAAGGTGTCGAACCTCACCGTCTCGGGCATCAACCTGGTGCTGACCCAGACGGCGGACTTCGATTCCTACGTACAGAAGAACGGCTTCGACAAGCTCGTCGCGTTCATGAAATCGCGCGGCTGA
- the greA gene encoding transcription elongation factor GreA — MATVEKMPMLKEGYELISKELVRLKTIERPEVIDAIEEARAHGDLSENAEYHAAKERQGQIEATIADYEDRMSRAVVIDPTELSGDKVVFGATVTLLDEDDKPVKYQIVGQIEADAKKGRISYNSPLGRALIGRKIGDDVEVTVPSGDRYYAVDKIEFI, encoded by the coding sequence ATGGCGACCGTCGAGAAGATGCCGATGCTCAAGGAGGGCTACGAGCTTATCTCCAAGGAGCTGGTGCGCCTCAAAACCATCGAGCGCCCCGAGGTGATCGACGCGATCGAGGAAGCGCGCGCCCATGGCGACCTTTCCGAAAACGCCGAATATCACGCCGCCAAGGAGCGTCAGGGCCAGATCGAGGCGACCATCGCCGATTACGAGGACCGGATGAGCCGCGCCGTCGTGATCGATCCGACCGAGCTTTCGGGCGACAAGGTGGTGTTCGGCGCCACCGTCACCCTGCTCGACGAGGACGACAAGCCGGTGAAGTACCAGATCGTCGGGCAGATCGAGGCGGACGCCAAGAAGGGCCGCATTTCGTACAATTCGCCGCTGGGCCGCGCGCTGATCGGCCGGAAGATCGGCGACGACGTCGAGGTGACGGTGCCGTCGGGCGACCGCTACTACGCGGTCGACAAGATCGAGTTCATCTGA
- a CDS encoding rhomboid family intramembrane serine protease, producing the protein MRLPPARATIAIAAVTALAWVAAVLAGQTDRIAMLAGFIPARVGSLQVEGAAPVWLTPLSCTLIHAGIWHIAFNLLMIVFCGRLVEASVGPGGVIVTYLIGAYVSCAAQYAVAPHSGIPMVGASGAGSALIGAYALLYSRRRAVGWGPFSGQFLQILWLAAAWIGIQLLMNFASGEVPGTPDGALIAAPAHVGGFLAGLALARPLLLFRYRDA; encoded by the coding sequence ATGCGCCTGCCGCCTGCGCGCGCGACGATCGCGATCGCCGCAGTCACCGCGCTCGCCTGGGTGGCGGCGGTGCTCGCGGGGCAGACCGATCGCATTGCGATGCTCGCCGGTTTCATTCCGGCGCGCGTCGGCAGCCTGCAGGTCGAGGGCGCGGCTCCGGTCTGGCTGACGCCGCTGAGCTGCACGCTGATCCATGCCGGCATCTGGCACATCGCGTTCAACCTGCTGATGATCGTGTTCTGCGGCCGGCTGGTCGAGGCATCGGTGGGGCCGGGCGGGGTGATCGTCACCTATCTGATCGGCGCCTACGTGTCCTGCGCCGCGCAATATGCGGTGGCGCCGCACTCCGGTATCCCGATGGTGGGCGCGAGCGGAGCGGGGTCGGCGCTGATCGGGGCCTACGCGCTTCTCTACAGCCGGCGCCGTGCGGTGGGCTGGGGTCCGTTTTCCGGCCAGTTCCTGCAGATCCTGTGGCTGGCCGCCGCCTGGATCGGGATCCAGCTGCTGATGAACTTCGCGTCCGGCGAGGTGCCGGGGACGCCGGACGGGGCGCTGATCGCGGCGCCCGCGCATGTCGGCGGCTTCCTGGCCGGGCTGGCGCTGGCCCGGCCGCTACTGCTGTTCCGCTACCGCGACGCCTGA
- a CDS encoding GIY-YIG nuclease family protein, with product MLRCADGRYYVGHTDALEARVAQHEAGKGSDFTARRRPVMLVWSEAFSTRAEALAAERQVKGWSRAKKEALIAGDWKRVSELAVSREARPSTSLRTNGFFEASVQSGGGEAGHINTVRPELVEGRAPNAAPTP from the coding sequence ATGCTAAGATGCGCGGACGGCCGATATTATGTCGGACATACGGACGCGCTTGAAGCGAGGGTGGCACAGCATGAAGCTGGGAAAGGCAGTGACTTCACGGCAAGGCGGCGGCCGGTAATGCTGGTTTGGAGCGAGGCGTTCAGCACACGGGCGGAAGCGCTGGCGGCAGAGCGACAGGTCAAAGGCTGGTCGCGCGCCAAGAAGGAAGCCCTGATCGCGGGCGACTGGAAAAGGGTTTCGGAGCTGGCGGTATCGCGTGAGGCACGTCCTTCGACTTCGCTCAGGACGAACGGGTTTTTTGAGGCCAGCGTACAATCCGGGGGGGGAGAGGCCGGCCACATAAACACCGTTCGTCCTGAGCTTGTCGAAGGACGTGCCCCAAACGCAGCCCCCACCCCATGA
- a CDS encoding GatB/YqeY domain-containing protein gives MIRDDIKTALVTAMKAREAEKTAAIRLIQSAIKNRDIEARTGGAPADDDALVVEVLNKMAKQRRESIEMYEKGNRPELAAAEANELAVIEGFLPRRMSDEETVAAIDAIKAEIGAEGLKDMGRVMAELKARHATSLDMAKASGLVKARLS, from the coding sequence ATGATCAGAGACGACATCAAGACCGCCCTCGTGACGGCCATGAAGGCCCGCGAGGCCGAGAAAACCGCCGCCATCCGCCTGATCCAGAGCGCGATCAAGAATCGCGACATCGAGGCGCGCACCGGCGGCGCTCCGGCCGACGACGACGCTCTGGTGGTCGAAGTGCTCAACAAGATGGCCAAGCAGCGCCGCGAATCGATCGAGATGTACGAAAAAGGCAACCGCCCCGAGCTGGCGGCGGCCGAGGCGAACGAGCTGGCGGTGATCGAGGGCTTCCTGCCCAGGCGCATGTCCGACGAGGAGACGGTCGCCGCGATCGACGCGATCAAGGCGGAGATCGGCGCCGAGGGGCTGAAGGACATGGGGCGCGTGATGGCGGAACTGAAGGCACGCCACGCCACCAGCCTCGACATGGCCAAGGCGAGCGGCCTGGTGAAGGCGCGGCTGAGCTAA
- a CDS encoding ribonuclease E inhibitor RraB, translating to MKRYVACVIGCVLLGSSASAAPTSADECVGAKLPASLGVIDQMASNSLDLTKSRAITQLFLGSPKALAKLQPSLTQAGYKVSLDPAGGRLIAAKDEVVTSDWVKSVIPQMCNAAARNAVEYDGWDVDVAADHISSN from the coding sequence GTGAAGCGCTACGTCGCCTGCGTCATTGGGTGCGTTCTTCTCGGATCGTCGGCATCTGCCGCACCGACGTCGGCGGATGAGTGCGTAGGCGCGAAGCTGCCGGCGAGCCTCGGCGTGATCGATCAGATGGCGTCCAATAGCCTCGATCTCACCAAGTCTCGCGCAATCACACAGCTGTTTCTCGGTTCGCCCAAGGCGCTTGCCAAGCTGCAGCCATCGCTGACTCAGGCTGGGTACAAGGTGAGCCTCGATCCAGCGGGCGGTCGTTTGATCGCCGCGAAGGATGAGGTCGTCACCAGCGACTGGGTCAAATCCGTCATTCCGCAGATGTGTAACGCCGCCGCCCGAAACGCCGTCGAATATGATGGTTGGGATGTCGACGTTGCCGCCGATCACATTTCCTCAAACTGA
- the carB gene encoding carbamoyl-phosphate synthase large subunit, with the protein MPKRTDISSILVIGAGPIVIGQACEFDYSGTQAIKALKEEGYRIVLVNSNPATIMTDPEFADATYVEPITPAVVAKIIEKERPDAVLPTMGGQTALNTALALFNDGTLEKFGVTMIGADAEAIDKAEDRQKFRAAMDKIGLESARSGVAHTMDEAMAALETVGLPAIIRPSFTLGGTGGGVAYNKEEFVRIVGTGLDASPTTEVLIEESLLGWKEYEMEVVRDRNDNCIIICSIENVDPMGVHTGDSITVAPALTLTDKEYQIMRNASIAVLREIGVETGGSNVQFAVNPKDGRLIVIEMNPRVSRSSALASKATGFPIAKVAAKLAVGYTLDEIMNDITGATPASFEPTIDYVVTKIPRFAFEKFKGSDDTLTTAMKSVGEVMAIGRNIHESVQKALRGLETGLAGFNPVQHLAGRPRSEIEAALARPTPDRLLYAAQALREGFTVDEIHAIAKYDPWFLERIREIVLAEEEVRANGLPRDAAGMRRLKAMGFSDRRLAWLALESANLRPGTERMQARGSGLIHDTLVAMTGGVTEAEVRALRHKLGVRPVFKRIDTCAAEFEAKTPYMYSTYEAPVFGEPENEAMPSDRKKVVILGGGPNRIGQGIEFDYCCCHACFALADAGYETIMVNCNPETVSTDYDTSDRLYFEPLTVEDVLEILHVEMSNGTLHGVIVQFGGQTPLKLAAELEAAGIPILGTSPDAIDLAEDRERFAALVTRLGLKQPRNGIARSREEAIAVAERVGYPVLMRPSYVLGGRAMEIVDSQEQLENYIQTAVQVSGDSPVLIDQYLRDAIEVDVDAIADGTDVVVAGVMQHIEEAGVHSGDSACTLPPYSLSDAIIAEIKKQADALARALMVEGLMNIQFAVKDGDVYLIEVNPRASRTVPFVAKAIGVPVAKIAARVMAGEKLATFPSIERKPEHIAIKEAVFPWARFPGVDPVLSPEMKSTGEVMGIDSNFGAAFLKSQLGGGVVLPTKGRVFISVKDGDKAHILPGAQVLAEIGFTIVATGGTADYLTQQGIAVEKVNKVAQGRPHIVDMIKDGGIDLIFNTTEGWQSLLDSRAIRVSAVAGKIPYFTTAAASVAAARAIAALRDRPLEVRPLQSYYTPLPL; encoded by the coding sequence ATGCCCAAACGCACCGACATCTCCTCCATCCTGGTCATCGGCGCGGGGCCGATCGTCATCGGGCAGGCGTGCGAGTTCGATTATTCGGGCACGCAGGCGATCAAGGCGCTCAAGGAAGAGGGCTATCGCATCGTCCTGGTCAATTCGAACCCGGCGACGATCATGACCGATCCCGAATTCGCCGACGCCACCTATGTCGAGCCGATCACGCCTGCCGTCGTCGCCAAGATCATCGAGAAGGAGCGGCCCGACGCGGTGCTCCCCACGATGGGCGGGCAGACCGCGCTCAACACCGCGCTGGCGCTGTTCAACGACGGCACACTGGAGAAGTTCGGCGTCACCATGATCGGCGCCGATGCCGAGGCGATCGACAAGGCGGAGGACCGGCAGAAGTTCCGCGCGGCGATGGACAAGATCGGCCTCGAAAGCGCGCGCTCCGGCGTGGCGCACACGATGGACGAGGCGATGGCGGCGCTGGAGACGGTCGGCCTGCCGGCGATCATCCGCCCGTCCTTCACGCTGGGCGGCACCGGCGGCGGCGTCGCCTACAACAAGGAGGAGTTCGTCCGCATCGTCGGCACCGGCCTCGATGCGTCGCCCACCACCGAGGTGCTGATCGAGGAATCGCTGCTCGGTTGGAAAGAGTATGAGATGGAGGTCGTGCGGGATCGCAACGACAATTGCATCATCATCTGCTCGATCGAGAATGTCGATCCGATGGGCGTCCACACCGGCGATTCCATCACCGTCGCGCCGGCGCTGACGCTGACCGACAAGGAATATCAGATCATGCGCAACGCCAGCATCGCGGTGCTGCGCGAGATCGGCGTGGAGACGGGCGGTTCCAACGTGCAGTTCGCGGTCAATCCGAAGGACGGCCGCCTGATCGTGATCGAGATGAACCCGCGCGTCTCGCGCTCCTCGGCGCTGGCGTCCAAGGCGACCGGTTTCCCGATCGCCAAGGTCGCCGCCAAGCTGGCGGTGGGCTACACGCTCGACGAGATCATGAACGACATCACCGGGGCGACGCCGGCGAGCTTCGAGCCGACGATCGACTATGTCGTCACCAAGATCCCGCGCTTCGCCTTCGAGAAGTTCAAGGGCAGCGACGATACGCTGACGACCGCCATGAAGAGCGTCGGCGAAGTCATGGCGATCGGGCGGAATATCCACGAATCGGTGCAGAAGGCGCTGCGCGGGCTGGAGACGGGGCTGGCGGGCTTCAACCCGGTGCAGCATCTCGCCGGGCGCCCGCGCTCGGAGATCGAGGCGGCGCTGGCGCGGCCGACGCCGGACCGGCTGCTCTACGCGGCCCAGGCGCTGCGCGAGGGCTTCACCGTCGACGAGATCCACGCGATCGCGAAATACGATCCCTGGTTCCTGGAGCGCATCCGCGAGATCGTGCTCGCCGAGGAGGAGGTGCGCGCCAACGGGCTTCCCCGTGACGCGGCGGGGATGCGCCGCCTCAAGGCGATGGGCTTCTCCGACCGCCGCTTGGCCTGGCTGGCGCTGGAGAGCGCCAACCTGCGCCCCGGCACCGAGCGGATGCAGGCGCGCGGCTCCGGCCTGATCCACGATACGCTGGTCGCGATGACCGGCGGCGTGACCGAGGCCGAGGTGCGGGCGCTCCGCCACAAGCTCGGCGTGCGCCCCGTCTTCAAGCGCATCGACACCTGCGCGGCCGAGTTCGAGGCCAAGACGCCCTACATGTATTCCACCTACGAGGCGCCCGTCTTCGGCGAGCCCGAGAACGAGGCTATGCCGAGCGACCGGAAGAAGGTGGTGATCCTCGGCGGCGGCCCGAACCGGATCGGGCAGGGCATCGAGTTCGATTATTGCTGCTGCCACGCCTGCTTCGCGCTGGCCGATGCGGGCTACGAGACGATCATGGTCAACTGCAACCCGGAGACGGTGAGCACCGACTATGACACGTCCGACCGCCTCTATTTCGAGCCGCTGACCGTCGAGGACGTGCTGGAAATCCTCCACGTCGAGATGTCGAACGGCACGCTCCACGGCGTGATCGTCCAGTTCGGCGGGCAGACCCCGCTCAAGCTGGCGGCGGAGCTGGAGGCGGCGGGTATTCCGATCCTCGGCACTTCGCCCGACGCGATCGATCTGGCGGAGGATCGCGAGCGCTTCGCGGCGCTGGTGACGCGCCTCGGCCTCAAGCAGCCGCGCAACGGCATCGCGCGCTCGCGCGAAGAGGCGATCGCGGTCGCCGAGCGGGTCGGTTATCCGGTGCTGATGCGGCCGAGCTATGTGCTGGGCGGCCGGGCGATGGAGATCGTCGACAGCCAGGAGCAGCTGGAAAATTACATCCAGACCGCCGTGCAGGTCTCCGGCGACTCACCCGTGCTGATCGACCAGTATCTGCGCGACGCGATCGAGGTGGACGTCGATGCCATCGCCGACGGAACAGATGTCGTCGTGGCGGGCGTGATGCAGCATATCGAGGAAGCGGGCGTCCATTCGGGTGACTCCGCTTGCACGCTGCCGCCCTACAGCCTGTCCGACGCGATCATCGCCGAGATCAAGAAGCAGGCGGATGCACTGGCCCGCGCGCTGATGGTCGAGGGCCTGATGAACATCCAGTTCGCGGTGAAGGACGGCGACGTCTATCTGATCGAGGTCAACCCGCGCGCCAGCCGCACCGTGCCGTTCGTGGCGAAGGCGATTGGCGTGCCGGTCGCCAAGATCGCGGCGCGGGTGATGGCGGGCGAGAAACTCGCCACCTTCCCGTCGATCGAGCGCAAGCCGGAGCATATCGCGATCAAGGAGGCGGTGTTCCCCTGGGCGCGCTTCCCCGGCGTCGATCCCGTCCTCTCGCCGGAAATGAAGTCCACCGGCGAAGTCATGGGAATCGACAGCAATTTCGGGGCGGCTTTCCTGAAGTCCCAGCTCGGCGGCGGCGTCGTGCTGCCCACCAAGGGCCGCGTCTTCATCTCGGTAAAGGACGGCGACAAGGCGCACATCCTGCCCGGCGCGCAGGTGTTGGCGGAGATCGGCTTCACCATCGTCGCCACCGGCGGCACCGCCGATTACCTGACCCAGCAGGGCATCGCGGTGGAGAAGGTGAACAAGGTCGCGCAGGGCCGCCCGCACATCGTCGACATGATCAAGGATGGCGGGATCGACCTGATCTTCAACACCACCGAAGGGTGGCAGTCGCTGCTCGACAGCCGCGCGATCCGCGTGTCGGCGGTGGCGGGCAAGATTCCGTATTTCACAACCGCGGCGGCCAGCGTGGCTGCGGCGCGTGCAATCGCTGCGTTGCGGGACAGGCCGCTTGAAGTGCGGCCGCTCCAATCCTACTATACTCCGCTGCCGCTTTGA
- the carA gene encoding glutamine-hydrolyzing carbamoyl-phosphate synthase small subunit has protein sequence MADTNTRVPDGATGVLVLASGVVLFGRGFGAVGQAVGEVCFHTAMTGYQEAMTDPSFEKQIITFTFPHIGNVGANGEDIEATNAHALGCVVREDVTAPSNFRAAQRFDEWLKANGRIGLSGIDTRALTRSIRVNGAPNGVIAHDPEGKFDIPALIEQAKAWPGLEGMDLAKDVSALQSYQWGDGLWTLGAGYKADEAKADAPHVVAIDYGLKRNILRNLVAAGARVTVVPATASFEDVMRHEPDGVFLSNGPGDPAATGEYAVPVIRKLLEVGKPIFGICLGHQMLGLAVGAKTYKMHQGHRGANHPVKRVGSVEGAGRVEITSMNHGFAVDADTLPANAEATHVSLFDGSLAGLRLTDKPAFSVQYHPEASPGPQDSHYLFEQFVGALGKGA, from the coding sequence ATGGCCGATACCAATACGCGCGTCCCCGATGGAGCGACCGGCGTTCTGGTTCTGGCGAGCGGCGTGGTGCTGTTCGGGCGCGGCTTCGGCGCGGTCGGACAGGCGGTGGGCGAGGTCTGCTTCCACACCGCGATGACCGGCTATCAGGAGGCGATGACCGATCCCTCCTTCGAGAAGCAGATCATCACCTTCACCTTCCCGCACATCGGCAATGTCGGCGCCAACGGCGAGGATATCGAGGCGACCAACGCCCACGCGCTCGGCTGCGTGGTGCGCGAGGATGTGACGGCGCCCTCCAACTTCCGCGCCGCCCAGCGTTTCGACGAGTGGCTGAAGGCGAACGGCCGCATCGGCCTGTCGGGCATCGACACCCGCGCGCTGACCCGATCGATCCGCGTGAACGGCGCCCCCAACGGTGTGATCGCGCATGATCCCGAGGGCAAGTTCGACATCCCCGCGCTGATCGAGCAGGCCAAGGCCTGGCCCGGGCTGGAGGGGATGGATCTGGCGAAGGACGTCTCCGCGCTCCAGAGCTACCAGTGGGGCGACGGCCTGTGGACGCTGGGCGCCGGCTACAAGGCGGACGAGGCGAAGGCCGACGCCCCCCACGTCGTCGCGATCGATTATGGCCTCAAGCGCAACATCCTGCGCAACCTCGTCGCCGCCGGCGCGCGGGTGACGGTGGTGCCGGCGACCGCCAGCTTCGAGGACGTGATGCGCCACGAGCCCGACGGCGTGTTCCTCTCCAACGGCCCCGGCGATCCGGCCGCGACCGGCGAATATGCCGTCCCGGTGATCCGCAAGCTGCTGGAGGTGGGCAAGCCGATCTTCGGCATCTGCCTCGGCCACCAGATGCTGGGGCTGGCGGTGGGCGCCAAGACCTACAAGATGCACCAGGGCCATCGCGGCGCGAACCATCCGGTGAAGCGCGTCGGATCGGTCGAGGGCGCGGGGCGCGTCGAGATCACCAGCATGAACCACGGCTTCGCGGTGGACGCCGACACGCTCCCCGCCAATGCCGAGGCGACGCACGTCTCGCTGTTCGACGGCAGCCTCGCGGGGCTTCGCCTCACCGACAAGCCGGCCTTCTCCGTCCAGTACCACCCCGAAGCCAGCCCCGGCCCGCAGGACAGCCACTATCTGTTCGAGCAGTTCGTGGGCGCGCTGGGGAAGGGGGCGTGA
- a CDS encoding phage holin family protein — translation MLGLGGLIGQLIEDGRALARAEANLLKSKGFAILRRSRTAIILLLIAACLAFASVVALMLGLVLELAPYVGAALAGLILLVGGLAMAAFLGWLAIRLLAGPPARPEPETPA, via the coding sequence ATGCTGGGTCTGGGTGGCCTGATCGGTCAGTTGATCGAGGACGGGCGCGCGCTGGCGCGGGCCGAAGCCAATCTGCTCAAGAGCAAGGGCTTCGCGATCCTGCGCCGGTCGCGAACGGCGATCATCCTGCTGCTGATCGCGGCGTGCCTCGCCTTCGCATCGGTCGTCGCGCTGATGCTCGGGCTGGTGCTGGAGCTGGCGCCCTATGTCGGCGCCGCACTGGCCGGCCTGATCCTGCTGGTCGGCGGGCTGGCGATGGCCGCGTTCCTCGGCTGGCTGGCGATCCGCCTGCTCGCCGGGCCGCCCGCCAGGCCCGAACCGGAGACGCCGGCATGA